TTAGCTGTCGCGGCTATTCCTGAGGGCCTACCAGCAGTAGTCACAACGTGTCTGGCGCTTGGTGCACGCAAGATGGCGCGACAAAACGCTCTTGTGCGCGATCTACCGAGCGTCGAAACCCTTGGTCGATGCACCGTAATCTGCTCTGACAAGACGGGAACGCTAACGACGAACATGATGTCCGTGTCGGAGGTGGTGACAATGGAACCGTCTGGTAAAGCCCACGAGTACAGTGTGCATGACTCGAGGTTCAACGTCGTGGCGGCCTCCGTTTCGCACAGGGGCACTCCTGCCGGTGACGTGCTCGGCAACGACGCCGCACTGGACATGGTGGCCACGATTGCCACCTTgtgcagcgatgcatcgctaATCTTCGGCACGCGCTCGGCGGAGGTGGAAAAGGTAGGGGACGCCACCGAGGCAGCTCTTCTGGTGATGAGTGAAAAGCTCTACCACAGTGCGGCGTGGAATGGGGTGGACGGTGCGCATTTGCCGGTCGACCGGTGCAGATCCTTGAAAAAGAAGCTGTGGCTCAAGAAGGCGACGCTGGAGTTTACGCGCTCTCGCAAATCGATGAGTGTGTGTTGCACGTCGACCGCGGACGCACGCGTTCATAGCCTCTTTGTGAAGGGTGCGCCGGAAGAGATTCTCAAGCGATGCACTCGTATCATGTTTAAGGATGGTCGTATCTCACCTCTCACACCGAAGATGGTGAATACCGTGACGGCGAACATCGATCGCATGTCCGGCACTGAGGAAGCCCTCCGCTGTATCGCGTTTGCCTTTCGCCCCATTCCCGACCCGAAGCAACTGGATCTGTCTGATCCAGCCAAGTTTGAAGCCATCGAGAGCGACCTCACGTTTGTCGGCGTCTGCGGCATGCTAGACCCTCCGCGGAGGGAGGTGGCAGATGCGATCGCCAAGTGTCGAACAGCGGGGATTCGCGTCATCGTCATCACCGGCGACAAGAAGGAGACGGCAGAGGCAGTGTGCCGCCGAATCGGACTCATGTCATCTGAGCCGACAAAGGGATTGAGCTTCACCGGCTACGAGCTGGATCAGATGACCCCAGCACAAAGGCGGGCGGCGGTGAGCAGTGCTGTGCTTTTCAGTCGCACCGACCCCTCTCATAAAATGCAGTTGGTGAATCTTCTGCAGGAGCAGAAGCTCATTTGCGCCATgaccggcgacggcgtgaACGACTCGCCGGCGCTGAAGAAGGCCGATATCGGGATTGCCATGGGCTCCGGGACAGaggtggcgaaggcggcgagcAAGTTGGTGCTGGCAGATGACAACTTCGCCACCGTCGTGAAGGCTGTGCATGAGGGTCGTACCATTTTCAACAACACAAAGCAGTTCATCCGCTACCTCATTAGCAGCAACATTGGCGAGGTAGCCTGCGTTTTGGCTACGGGACTGTTTAGCCTGCCAGAAGCACTCTCGCCGATTCAGCTCCTGTGGGTGAATCTCGTTACGGACGGGCTGCCGGCAACCGCGCTGGGGTTCAACGCCGCCGATCCAGACATTATGGAACAGGCACCGCGGCGAGGAGACGAGCCCATTGTCGACAGATGGCTTTTCTTTCGCTACATGGTTGTGGGCGTCTATGTCGGTCTGGCTACGGTCGCGGGGTTTGTCTGGTGGTTTCTGACGAACGGATTCACCATGGCCGACCTCGTCTCATTCACCACGT
This sequence is a window from Leishmania mexicana MHOM/GT/2001/U1103 complete genome, chromosome 4. Protein-coding genes within it:
- a CDS encoding calcium-translocating P-type ATPase produces the protein MDGHLICTLLEVKEAHGLAQDEVDRRLHEFGKNGFPTGPSTPFWKLVVGQFEDTLVRILLLAAFVSFCLAVLENNVMDLVEPFIILLILTLNAIVGVWQEDRAEKAIDALKNFVPETAVVVREGVTQTILAENLVPGDIVEVAVGDRVAADVRLLTLESTTLRVDQSILNGESVEAMKQVESVRGNRERFPSSMVYRGTAVVYGKARGVVVRTGTSTEMGFIERDVREQEETKTPLQLKLNEFGVLLSGVIGYICLFVFVVNLLHWFRTHTPTTEESWFERYIQPTVHSLKVAVALAVAAIPEGLPAVVTTCLALGARKMARQNALVRDLPSVETLGRCTVICSDKTGTLTTNMMSVSEVVTMEPSGKAHEYSVHDSRFNVVAASVSHRGTPAGDVLGNDAALDMVATIATLCSDASLIFGTRSAEVEKVGDATEAALLVMSEKLYHSAAWNGVDGAHLPVDRCRSLKKKLWLKKATLEFTRSRKSMSVCCTSTADARVHSLFVKGAPEEILKRCTRIMFKDGRISPLTPKMVNTVTANIDRMSGTEEALRCIAFAFRPIPDPKQLDLSDPAKFEAIESDLTFVGVCGMLDPPRREVADAIAKCRTAGIRVIVITGDKKETAEAVCRRIGLMSSEPTKGLSFTGYELDQMTPAQRRAAVSSAVLFSRTDPSHKMQLVNLLQEQKLICAMTGDGVNDSPALKKADIGIAMGSGTEVAKAASKLVLADDNFATVVKAVHEGRTIFNNTKQFIRYLISSNIGEVACVLATGLFSLPEALSPIQLLWVNLVTDGLPATALGFNAADPDIMEQAPRRGDEPIVDRWLFFRYMVVGVYVGLATVAGFVWWFLTNGFTMADLVSFTTCTDMSNPKCAVLANPQTARAIALSILVVVEMLNALNALSENQSLVVIRPSTNKWLIAAICSSIALHLTIMYIPFFSRLFGVTPLGVDADVVATANSWDVLLPTDFTDWKTVLVLSIPVIFLDELLKLFSRCSNHHRENHSAEPVVRGLSRIWN